In the Paenibacillus sp. FSL R7-0337 genome, AACCCTTCCGGCTTGCGGATATGACCCTGATTCACGCGGGCTCCCCCTAACAGATAGTATGTAAACAATCTTGCACAGAATAAGAATATAATCCATCACTTCCCGCATTTCGTCAATTGGAACCTTCCCGGCCAGGGGCTAGAGTAGAACTATCAAGTCAAGGGAGGCAGTGAAGGCATGAAGCATACAGGTAGCGGTAAGATGCCGGAGGCAGGCGGGGGGAACACAGACTTCGCTGGCAATGGGGACAACACGTATAATGCGGGCAACGCGGACAACGCGGACCGGGTGCAGGTACGGGAGACCTGTGTGATTATACCAACCTATGAAGCGGGGGCTGCTGATCCAAATCCTATGTTTCTGGAGAAAAGAGTCTATCAGGGGAGCTCGGGGCGTGTATACCCTCATCCCGTGATCGAGAGCATCTCGGATGTGAAGCAGGATAGGGTGTACAAGCTGATTATTCTGGAGAATGAATATCTGCGCATAGAGATCATGCCGGAGCTTGGAGGGCGGATCTACCGGGCGCTGGACAAGACGAATAACTATGATTTTGTCTACTATAACCGCGTAATCAAGCCTGCGCTGGTCGGCCTTGCGGGTCCCTGGATCTCCGGGGGCATTGAGTTCAACTGGCCGCAGCATCACCGCCCGAATACGTTCGGGCCCGTAGAATATAAGCTTGAGGCTGCTCTGGATGGGAGCGCTGCCGTATGGGTGAGCGAGATTGACCGGATGTACGGGACGAAGGTTACCGCTGCATTCAGACTCTATCCAGGGAGAGCCTATTTGGAGGCCCGGGCCCAGTGCTATAACCGGACGCCGCAGGCGCAGACCTTCCTCTGGTGGGCCAATCCGGCGGTTGCGGTCAATGATCAGACGCAGTCTGTTTTTCCGCCTGATGTTACAGCCGTCTTCGACCATGGAAAAAGGGATGTATCACGGTTCCCTATTGCGACCGGTACCTACTACAAACAGGATTATTCGGAAGGCGTGGACATCTCCCGCTACAAGAATATTCCGGTTCCGACCTCTTATATGGCCTATAAGTCGGATTATAATTTCGTCGGCGGATATGATCACGGCGTCCAGGCGGGGCTGCTGCATGTGGCTGATCATCATATCTCACCGGGAAAGAAGCAATGGACCTGGGGGAACGGGGAGTTCGGTCAGGCCTGGGACCGCCAGCTGACCGATGAAGACGGGCCTTATATTGAACTCATGACGGGCGTGTACACCGATAATCAGCCTGACTTCACCTGGCTGCAGCCGTATGAGGAGAAGAGCTTCATCCAGTATTTCATGCCGTATAAAGGCATCGGTCTGGTGAAAAATGCCTCGGTAGACGCTGCGGTCAATCTGGAAGTTGATGCGGTATCAGCTCAGGCGGTGGTGAAGGTATACGTGACCTCACAGCTTGCACAGGCTGTTATCCGCTTAAGCGGTGCCGCTGGCGAGTATCTGCGGGAGACTGCAGATTTGTCCCCGGCAGAGGCTATAGAGCGTACGGTCATACTGCACCATGGAGAGCAGGAGCATAACCTCAAGCTGACGGTCCATAGTGCAGAGGGCAGGCTGCTGGTCGCCTATCAGCCGAAGCGGCCGGAGATCGAGCGCATCCCCGAGGCGGCGAAGCCGCTGGCAGCGCCGGAAGAGCTGCGTTCAACAGAGGAGCTATATCTGGCCGGCCTGCATCTGGAGCAGTACCGGCATGCCACCTTTGAGCCGGAGGCCTATTATCTGGAGGGGCTTAAGCGGGACTGCGGGGATATCCGGCTGAATGTAGCGTATGGAACGCTGCTGCTCCGCCGCGGGCAATATGCGCAGAGTGAGCCTTTGTTCCGCCGCGCCATTGAACGTCTGACCTCGCGTAATCCTAACCCGTATGACAGCGAAGCCTATTACCAGTTGGGGGTTGCCCTGCGCGGCCAGAACCGTCTGGATGAGGCTTTTGCCGCTTATTACAAGGCGGTATGGTCGGCAGCCTGGCAGGATGCGGGGTATTTCTCACTTGCTCAGATTGCCTGCCAGCGGGGCCGGTATACCGAGTCGCTGGAGCTGGTGGAGCGTTCGCTGATCGGCAATGCGCGTAATTATAAGGCGAGGAACCTTAAGTCTGCTCTCCTGCGCAGACTTGGCCGGCCGCAGCAGGCGAGAGGATTCGCCAGTGAGACTGTGCAGCTTGATCCTGCTGATTTTGGCGCCTATAACGAACTTGTCCTGGCTCTTGCAGCACTGGATGACCCTGCTGCGGCAGAAGAGGCGCTGATAGAATTAGAGCGGCTTATGCGTGGTGACGCACACAACTACCTTAATCTTATGGCGGATTATATAGGCTGCGGACTGTATGCGGAAGCTCTTGCTGTAGGAGAGAGAGGGGCCCAGCGGGGCAGATCCGACCCTCAATCTGAACCCGGACTAGAATTAGAATCCGAATCGGTCTATCCAATGCTGCATTATGCCCTTGGCGAATGTTATGAACGTACGGGACAAGGCGAGCAGGCACGGGAGGCCCGTAGCAAGGGGCAAGCGGCCTGTCCGCTGCACTGCTTCCCGAACACGCTGTCCGAGCTTGACTGGCTGTTAAGCGCCATTCGGGCGAATCCCCTGGATGATAAGGCCCACTACTATCTCGGCAATCTCTATTATGACAAGAAGCGGCCGGAGGAAGCGGCGGCGAGCTGGGAACGTTCGCGTGAACTGAGAGGGGATTTCGCCATCGTTCACCGCAATTTGGCCCTGGCCTATTACAACAAGCAGAATAATCCTGAGGCGGCGCTTGCTTCACTGGAGCAGGCCTTCGCCTGTGCGCCGCAGGATGCGCGGATTCTGTATGAGCTGGATCAGCTGCGCAAGAAGCTCGCCTGGTCTGCCGGGGAACGACTGGGTCATCTAGAGGCACAGTGCAATTTGGTGGCGCAGCGGGATGATCTGTATATCGAATATGTTACGCTGCTTAACCAGCTTGAGCGCTATGACGAAGCGGTTAGGGCATTAAGCTCGCGTAACTTCCATCCCTGGGAGGGAGGAGAGGGTAAGGTGACCGGGCAATACCAATTCGCCCACAGCGGCCTTGGCAGACAGGCGCTGGATATCGGGCAATTTGAAGCTGCGCTTGAGCATTTCCGGCTGGCCCTGGCCTATCCGCATAATCTGGGCGAAGGGAGGCTGGAAGGGGCGCAGGAGAATAATATTCATTATGCTCTTGGCCGGGTATACGAAGGGCTTCAGCAGGAAGAAGAGGCTGAGCGCTGCTACAGGGCGGCCTCACAAGGTCTGTCGGAGCCGGCAAGTGCAGTGTTCTACAATGACCAGCCGCCGGAGATGATTTTCTACCAGGGGCTGGCCTGGCTGAGGCTTCAGGAGCCGATGGAGGCGAAACGCCGCTTCAATCGATTGATTGATTATGCCGAGCGTCATCTCTTCGACGATATCAAGCTGGATTATTTCGCTGTGTCGCTGCCGGATTTCCTGGTGTTTGAGGATGACCTTAACCGGCGCAATGTCATTCATTGCCGCTATATGCGGGGCCTCGGGCTTCTCGGGCTGGGCCGGTATGAAGCAGCGGTATCAGAGCTGGATCTAGCCCTTGACCTGGACCCTAATCATCAGGGAGCCGGGGTTCACAGACGGATGGCCGGCAGTGCCCTGAACCGGGGACAATTCTAAGCAGATGGGGGACAATATAATATGCATACAACAGGACGGCATACGATTATTCTGGACGAAGACTGGTGTTTTCAGGCGGACACAGCAGGTATAGGGGAGCATGAGGAATGGCAGATTACAGGCTTGCCAGCCCCAAGGAAGGTTGCGGTTCCGCATACCTGGAATGTGGAGGAAGGTCTGGAGGAGCACCGGGGGGCCGGGTGGTATGAGTATAGCATCAGTATTCCTGAGGCGTGGAGCAGCAGCCGGTTCCGCCTGCATTTTGAAGCCGTCTACCGTGATGTGGTAGTCTGGGTCAATGGCCGCAAGGCTGGTTCGCATGTCAACTCAGGGTATACTGCCTTTGAGCTGGAGGTGACTGCGCATATTCTGCATGGCAAGGAGAACCGGATTACGGTAAAAGCGGATAATTCCCCGTCCGCTCAGGCGCTTCCGCAAGACTTAAGCTTCGACTGGGCGGATGATGGAGGGATCATCCGGCCTGTACAGCTTATAGTGACCGGGCAAACGGCCGTCAAGCATATCCGCGTCTTCCCGGAAGTCCGGTTTGGATCCGGGCACCAGCAGGCGTCCGGCCGGTTGCTGGCAGAAGTGCAGCTATGCGGACCCTCTGCTTCAGCAACAATAGGGGCCACTATTTTCAAGGACGGAGCACAAATCTGGGAGGATCACCGCCCCCTGCCTCCGCAATGCGCGAACTGGCAACTTGCAGAGATGGAGTGGTTACCGGTAGAGCTGTGGCATTTCGATCACCCGCACCTCTACCAGCTTCAGCTCACTATCCATGAGGGCGGACAGCTTCATGACGAGGTAACCGTCAATTTCGGGTTCCGCGAGATTGTGGTCAAAGGGCAAGAGCTATGGCTGAACCGCGAGCCTGTCCGCCTGATGGGCGCAGAATGGATGCCGGGTTCTAACCCTGTGGTTGGCATGGCCGAGAAGCGGGAGGATCTCAGCGCGATGCTGGAGCGGCTGAAGGAGGCGAATGCTGTGATCACGCGCTTCCACTGGCAGCAGGGCAATGAGCTGCTGGACTGGTGTGACCACAACGGCATTCTTGTGCAGGAGGAAATCCCGCATTGGCAGCAGCCGGCGGAGCCGGATCAGCACACGTTCGCGGTAGCCTTATCCCAGGCGAAGGAGATGATCCGCGGCCATTCCCATCATCCGTGTATCTTCGCCTGGGGAATGGGGAATGAGCTGGACGGGCAGTCGGAGACTACCCTCCGGTACATGGAGCAGCTGAAGCAGGAGATCAATAAGCTGGATTCACAGCGGCTGATTAACTATGTGAGCAACACGGTCCACCTGCAGCCGTGTAGTGATGCTACGGGAGCCGGGGATCTGTTGATGTGGAATGACTATATCGGAACCTGGCACGGCGAGCTGGATGAGGATGAGGTTATCCGGCAGATTCTGGCCGATTACCCGGATAAGCCGGTGGTGGTGGCTGAATATGGCCTATGCGAGCCGGTCTACGAAGGCGGAGACCCTAGAAGAACAGAGATCCTTATGCACAAAACAGAGCTATACCGCAAGTATCCCCAGTTTGCAGCCCTGATCTTTTTCAGTCTGAATGATTACCGCACGCAAATGGGAGAAGACGGGCAGGGAAGATGGAAGCAGCGGGTTCATGGTTCGGTGGATGTGCATAACCGGGTGAAGCCCTCTTTTGCCGCATTGCGTGAGATAGCTTCACCGCTCCTGCTCGCAGATGCCCCTGTGCTGAAGGAACGTGAGCTTGAAATTACCCTGAAATGCCGGAAGTATATTCCCAGTTATGCTGTGCAGGGTTATTATGTAACACTGTCTACAGATGGCGTGGAAGGAGCGACACAGGTGATTCCTGATATGCAGCCGGGAGAGGTCCTCACCCTAAGCCACAAGCTGCCTGATGCTCCTGTAACGGAGTTGACACTAACGGTCTATCGTCCGAACGGCTTCAGCGTGCTGGAGCTGGGATTGGGACAGTAGTTGACCCGGTAATACAACCAAATCCTAAGGAGTGAAAAGAATGGATACAGTGCTGAGCAGGCTGCCGCGCAAGCTTACCCTAACCATGTGGGATTTCTCCTGGTATACGATGACCTTGCCGGGCGAGCCTTATCATGATCTGGCGGCAAGATGCAGGGAAGCAGCGGACAGAGGGTACAACACCATCCGGATCTGTGCGATGCCGTTCCTGTTGTTCACGGAGGAAGGCAAACGCCCCGGACCGCTGTACTTCGGCAGTCTGGGGGAAGTAGGTCAACGTACCCGCTGGTACAACTGCCGCGGCGGTGCCGAGCTGGACGGGCATGCGCATCTGCTGGAGCTGTTCAGACAGGCCAAGGCGCACGGACTCTATATTATGCTGTCTTCCTGGGAATATCAGCAGAGCCCCAGCTTCCTGGCTTATCCCGCGCTGCGGGATGAGCTGGCTGCAATTGCTCCCGCAGAGCGGTTCATGACCCTGGCCCGGTCGATGAACCAGCTAATCAGGTACATTAAGGCGGAGGGTTTTGCCAGTCAGATTGTCTATGCCGAGCTGCATAATGAAGTCGAATTCGGACAGCTTACCGCTGTGGGCACAGAGCAGGGAATCGGCGCAGCGGATACGCCCAGGCTGGTGGAGGCCATGCAGCCTTATATTGAGGCAGCTGTAGGGTATCTTCGGGAACAGCATCCCGATATTCTAATCACGGCCAGCTATACGCTGAACGAAGCTTATCCGAAGGCATATGTAGCCCGTAATTTGCAGGTGGCCCACTATCATCTCTATATTAAAGGCGTGCTGAATGAGCTTATGGACGCGGCGGGGTTGAATGATGATGAGGTGCCTTTTCCAAATGCCTTTGTCCGGTCTATGCTGAGGGAAGAGGCCCCGCCCTTCGGGGAATGGACCCTGCCCGCAGGGCAGGAGTGGCGGATGGAGGGCAATCCGGTGGGGATGAAGCTGATCTATCTGCATGACTGGGCCGACCCTGATCTATGGGATCTCTATCTGTATGACCGTTACGGAGCCCACAAGCTGGCGATGCTGCAAAAAGCGGACATGCGCCTGGAAGAAGCGCAGGAATGGGCTGCACATTCGGGCCTGCCGGTGGTGATCGGCGAAGGCTATGTCGGCTATACCCCGCTGCTTGCAGGCTTCGAGGAGGGGCCGGTCGGGAAGTTCATTGCCGAGTATGCGCTACGTAAGGGGATGGCCCTGGGCTTCTGGGGCATGACGCTGTGCTCCAACTGTGCGCCGCATCATCCGTTCTGGCAGGATGCGGCTTGGCAGCAGCGGTGGAACCGCTACATTCTTGAAGCGGAGTAGAGGAGTAGCAGAATAGCAGAGTAGCAGAATAGCAGCAGACAGTGCGGTAGCCCGCCAACTTGTTATGCTGCGTCCCTCCGGGCGGACAGCCGCTGGAAGCAGAATGGGCTCCGTGTTATATTGGGTGTACTTAGTGGTGAGCAGGAGGGATGCAGCATGGGAGAGCCGTCCGGCGGGGAAGCCGCTGATGCTCCATACTCTATAGGTCTGAAGCGGATATACGAGCCTGCGGACTCCGGAGACGGATACCGGATTCTGGTGGACCGGCTGTGGGCGCGCGGAGTGACGAAGGAGCAGGCGGCCATTGACGAGTGGATGAAGGAGATCGCGCCAAGCCCGGCGCTGCGCAAGTGGTTCGGGCATCTGCCGGAGCGGTTCGCGGCATTCAAGGAACGGTATACTATGGAGCTGGAGGAGAATCCGGAATGCGCGGGGCTTGCGGAAGCGATCCGGGAGCGGGCGCTTGAACAGAGGGTCACGCTGGTCTATGCCGCGAAGGACCCGGTCCATAACCATGCGAAGGTACTCTATGAATGGCTGATCTGCGGTTAAAAAAGCACACGGGCCTCCTCCGAATGAATATCCGTTCGGCAGGCGGCCCGTGTGCTTTTAGCTGAACAATCTACGCGTTGCTTAGCTGCAGCGCCGGTCCGAAGAACTCATAATGAATCTGAGCCTCGGTCATTCCGAGCTTCCGCAGTTCACCAATCATGGCTTCCATAAAAGGAACAGGCCCGCACACGTAAGCATCTCCGGTAACATCTACATAACTCTTTAGAATTTCGCCGGTAATCACGCCATCCGGTCCGCCGGAGTAGAAGGTTCTGGTCTTGACGTTGCTCAGCGCCGCCGCATGTTTCTCAATATCTTTACCGAAGGCAGCAAGCGATTCGTTCCGTGCAGAGTGGAGGAAGACAACCGGCCGGTCCGGTGTTACATTAGCCACGGTCTCGAGCATGCTCATCATAGGGGTGATGCCTACGCCGCCTGAGATAAAGGCTACTGGGGTAGTTATAGAAGTATCCAGCAGGAACTCACCGGCAGGAGCGCTCACCTCAACGGTATCGCCCTCATTCACTCCGTTATGAAGATAGACAGATACCACGCCATTCGGGTCATTCGTCTCCTCGCGTTTCACCGAGATGCGGAACTCATCCGGCTTCGGCGCTTGGGACAGGCTGTATTGGCGGATCATGGTGTATTGCTCTCCAGGAATCAGCACACGGACAGAGATGTACTGGCCCGGCTTATAGTCTGGTACATTCGAGCCGTCGGCCGGTTTCAGATAGAACGATGTAATGCTGCCGCTCTCCTCAACCTTACGCACCACGGTAAAAGGCTTAAAGAAGTTCCAGCCGTTGTCCTGTTCCCGCGCTTCCTTGTACATGCTGTCTTCCACACCGATGAATGCATCAGCAATCACTCCGTACGCGGCTTCCCAGGCACTCAGGATCTCATCCGTAGCGGCATCGCCCAGCACCTCCTTGATGGCCTTCAGCAGGAATTCTCCGACGATCGGGTAATGCTCCGGCTTGATACCGAGACTGACATGCTTGTGTGCGATCTGAACCACCGCCGGCAGTATATTCTCAAGGTTGTCTATGTGGACTGCCGCTGCGTAGACCGCATTGGCCAGTGCTGCCTGCTGGCGGCCTTGCGCCTGGTTGGCGTGGTTGAACACATTCAGCAGCTCCGGGTGGGCCTCGAACAGATTCCGGTAGAACACCGTTGTAATGGTGGTGCCGTGCTCCGCCAGGACTGGCGCTGTGGATTTGACAATGTCACGAGTCTCTTGTGTTAAAATATTGATCATCCCCTCTCCATATAGTACAAAATTAATATATACGGTTTTGAAGAGAAAAGATATATTTAAAATACCACTTTAACAAATTAGACAAAGAATATGATAAACTTTGCAATAAATATCACTTACATTAAGCTGAGTTAAATAGAACGGAGCATGACTATGAGGCTGACGTTATATACCGATTATTCCCTGCGAATCCTCATGTATCTAGGAGCCAAGCAGCGGGAGGAGTTAACTACAATACAGGATATCTCTAGTGCCTACGGTATCTCCAAGAATCATCTGATGAAGGTCTCGCATGAACTCGGCAAGGCGGGTTATCTCGAAACAGTGAGAGGGCGCGGGGGAGGGATCAGGCTTGCGCTTGCGCCGGAGATGATCAATATCGGGGAGGTTGTGCGCCGGATGGAGGATGATTTCTATCTCGTGGAGTGCTTCAATCCCACAGGCGGCAGCTGCCCGATCTCTCCGGTGTGCAGACTCAAAGGCGTGCTGGGCAAGGCTCTGCACGCCTATCTGAAGGTGCTGGATGAGTATACGCTCGAGGATCTGCTGATGAATAGAGATGATCTGCGTGCTATTCTGCAGGAGAGCGGCAATGGAGAGGAGCTTCACAATGAAACTAATTAAAAATATTCTACTGGTATCTGTTCTAACCCTGTCTTCTGTGATCTTGGTTACTATTCCAACTCTCGTGGTTTATGCAGATCAAGCGGTAAAAGTGATTTCAATATCGGTCGCAAGTCCGTCAAACGCATTGAAACCAAAACAGACATTTCAATTAAAGCCAAACGTAGTTACTTCACCCAAAGGTACAAATGTAAAGATTACATACTCTTCAACCAATACTAAGGTAGCAACGGTAAATGTGAGCGGTTTAGTAACGGCTGTCAATCCAGGAAAAGCAATCATATATACAAGCTCAGGCGGCAAAAGCACATATGCAGTAATCAATGTAGCTTCTAAGACAGTAAGTCTCAGTACAGGGCTGTGGGTAGAAAAGAAGGACATTAAAAATTCAGAAGAACAGCTGTTAACTGATGGTGCTATTTATTTCGAACTGAAAAGCTTCAAAAATAATATGCTGACCGGACATTTTTTCTCTATTAGTTCCCCTCCATCCAATCGGATAGCTGATGTTGAGATCAGAACAGAAATTAAGAATGGCAAAGGGGTTTTCTCCTACACTGATGATGGTTGGGGAAACAGCGGAAAAGGAACTGTAGAAATCAAAGGGGACAATCTTTTGTTCGGTTTCAAAGAGACCAAATCAGACAGCAGCGCAATGTGGAATCTCGGACCATTCAGCGTCACATTATATAAATCTAACAGCGGTTCGAACGTGGGGGTATCAGGATAAATTAACTTATCATCTGGTCAAATATGATGACAAGAAAATTATTGGTTTAAGCAGCCGGGGCCCGTAGGAATAAGACTCCGGCCGCATATAGAAAAACACACGGACTCCAACCGGAACATTCAGATCCGCTATGCAGTCCGTGTGTTTTGTGTACCCTTCTATTCAGGGCGGCATTACGGCTCCTGGAACAGCAGCCGCTCTTCATCCCGGCTGTGAATAGCATTCACTACCAGCAGCGCATGGAACTGGTGCAGCACCTCTGAGGTGAGGCCGTCTTCGGCGAGCATACTTTTGACATCCTGCACGATGATCCGCAGCAGCTCATGATCCCGCTTCAGCCGGGTAACGGCTTCTTCCAGAGCGGGATTCTTCGCAATCATCTCCTGATAGAAGCCGTCTTCTTCCGCATCAGCATGGCTGAGTATCCGCGTCTCCCAGTACTCAATCAAGTGGTCAGCCGCCTGGCGGGCCACCTCCACTTCTTTAAGCGCCAGCAGTTCTTCCACTTCTTCTGTCTTGGCTACAGCGCCGGATAGCCCGCCCTGATGTATGGCATGATGGGCATGCAGCTGGCGTAGTGAGGGTCCTGACATTATTCTTCATCCTCCCGTAGTATAACTATCTCAGACGTATCTACTGGTCAGTATAGCATAGAGTGCTGCCATGGAATTCCCGCTAGGAACTTCCCCCGAATATAAAGAGGGAAGTCCCTAATGGAACTCCGGGCCCGGCGGTGCAGCGCAGAATCAGAGCTTTTCTCCTCAGGGGGAAAGGCTTTTTTGCTGCGGGATGAGATCAAGGGAATTCCCGAGGTTCAATAGGTGTTTCCCTAATGGGAAGCACGGCCGGGGAGATCCATAATGAGATTAATTGAATAGATTCGTACAAAGGAGTGTTCTGGACAGATGAAGAAGAAATTCGGCCTTAACTTTTTTAAGCCGGTGGAGAGCTATTCCGGGAACTGGTCCATTCTTGAAGAGAAAAATAGAGATTGGGAGAACATGTACCGCCAGCGCTGGTCTCACGATAAAGTAGTCCGCACCACCCATGGCGTGAACTGTACAGGCTCCTGCAGCTGGAAGGTGTTCGTGAAGAACGGGATTATCACCTGGGAGAACCAGCAGATTGATTATCCGTCCTGCGGACCGGATATGCCGGAGTTCGAGCCGCGCGGCTGTCCGCGCGGAGCTACCTTCTCCTGGTATGAATACAGCCCGCTGCGCGTGAAGTATCCGTATATCAGAGGCAAGCTATGGCGGCTGTGGCAGACGGCGCTCCAGGAGCATGACAATTATGTCGATGCCTGGGCCAGCATTGTAGAAGATCCTGAGAAGGCCAGCCAGTATAAGAAGGCACGCGGCAAGGGCGGCCATGTCCGGGTGGCCTGGGATGATGCACTGCGGCTAATCGCAGCGCAGCTGATCTATACGATCCGTAAATACGGTCCTGACCGGATCGCCGGATTCACCCCGATTCCGGCCATGTCGATGGTCAGCTATGCTTCAGGGGCGCGGTTCATCTCCCTTCTGGGCGGTCAGATGCTGAGCTTCTATGACTGGTATGCCGATCTTCCTCCGGCTTCGCCGCAGATCTGGGGCGAGCAGACGGATGTCCCGGAATCCTCGGACTGGTACAATGCCGGGTACCTGATGATGTGGGGCTCGAACGTACCGCTGACCCGGACGCCGGATGCCCACTTCATGACTGAAGTGCGCTACAAAGGCACGAAGGTCGTATCGGTCGCCCCGGATCTTGCTGAGAACGTGAAGTTCGCCGACAATTGGCTGGCTCCGAACCCCGGCTCGGATGCGGCGCTTGCCCAGGCGATGACGCATGTCATCCTGCAGGAGTTCTACCAGGAACGCCAGGAGCCGATGTTCCTGAATTATGCGAAGCAATATACGGATATGCCGTTCCTGATTCTGCTTGATCCGCATGAGGACAGCCTGAAGGGCGGACGCTTCCTGCGGGCCAGTGATCTGGGCGATGCTTCCCCGCACTCGGACTGGAAGCCGGTAATCTTCGATGAAGCAACTGGCGAGATGATCGTGCCGAACGGGACAATGGGACAGCGCTGGGAGGAAGGCAAGAAGTGGAACCTGATTCTGGAGCGGGAGGACGGCAGCAAGGTGGAGCCGGCTCTGACCATCGAAGGGCACGGGGAAGAATGGACAGAGATTGTGTTCCCTTACTTCGACAATGCCGGTAATGGCACCTTCAGCCGGATCATTCCGGCCCGGAAGATGAAGCTTGCGGACGGCACGGAACGTTATGTCGCCACCGTATACGACCTGATGATGAGCCAGTACGGCATTAAGCGCAGAGACAGTCTGCTGAACGCTAAGGGGTATGAGGATGAATTGTCCCATTACACTCCGGCCTGGCAAGAGAAGATTACTACAGTAAAAGCAAGCGTGGTCGTGCAGATTGCCCGCGAGTTCGCCCAGAACTCCATTGAGACCGGCGGACGCTCCATGATTATCATGGGCGCAGGCATCAACCACTGGTTCAACAGCGATACCATCTATCGTTCAATTCTGAATCTGGTGGTGCTGACTGCATCCCAAGGCGTCAACGGTGGCGGCTGGGCGCATTATGTCGGCCAGGAGAAATGCCGTCCGATTGAAGGCTGGTCCACCATTGCCTTCGCCAAGGACTGGCAGGGCCCGGCGCGGCTGCAGAATGCAACCTCATTCTTCTATTTTGCTACCGAGCAGTGGCGTTATGAGGAGAGCGGCA is a window encoding:
- a CDS encoding Rrf2 family transcriptional regulator; translated protein: MRLTLYTDYSLRILMYLGAKQREELTTIQDISSAYGISKNHLMKVSHELGKAGYLETVRGRGGGIRLALAPEMINIGEVVRRMEDDFYLVECFNPTGGSCPISPVCRLKGVLGKALHAYLKVLDEYTLEDLLMNRDDLRAILQESGNGEELHNETN
- a CDS encoding Ig-like domain-containing protein — encoded protein: MKLIKNILLVSVLTLSSVILVTIPTLVVYADQAVKVISISVASPSNALKPKQTFQLKPNVVTSPKGTNVKITYSSTNTKVATVNVSGLVTAVNPGKAIIYTSSGGKSTYAVINVASKTVSLSTGLWVEKKDIKNSEEQLLTDGAIYFELKSFKNNMLTGHFFSISSPPSNRIADVEIRTEIKNGKGVFSYTDDGWGNSGKGTVEIKGDNLLFGFKETKSDSSAMWNLGPFSVTLYKSNSGSNVGVSG
- a CDS encoding hemerythrin domain-containing protein: MSGPSLRQLHAHHAIHQGGLSGAVAKTEEVEELLALKEVEVARQAADHLIEYWETRILSHADAEEDGFYQEMIAKNPALEEAVTRLKRDHELLRIIVQDVKSMLAEDGLTSEVLHQFHALLVVNAIHSRDEERLLFQEP